A window of Synchiropus splendidus isolate RoL2022-P1 chromosome 9, RoL_Sspl_1.0, whole genome shotgun sequence contains these coding sequences:
- the haao gene encoding 3-hydroxyanthranilate 3,4-dioxygenase: MADDPLQVNVDSWIAKNKNAFLPPVCNKLMHFLQLNIMFVGGPNVRKDYHIEEGEELFYQIKGDMCLKVIENGRHKDVHIKEGEMFLLPARIPHSPQRQADTVGLVVERRRLLTETDCLRYYVDNTTNILFERWFYCGNLGTQLVPIIKEFMASQQHRTGKPDPNEPFREPPFQLNTMNVMSPFNFKDWLEKQRPCLSKGKAIDMFGAQFETEVKLFGPGETEPTVHQSDVWIWQMDGSSTVSMNGQNFTLSAGDSLLIPEHREYQWQRDEEAAALFVVQDPERKRP; encoded by the exons ATGGCAGACGATCCTCTCCAGGTGAACGTGGACAGTTGGATTGCCAAAAACAAGAATGCATTCCTGCCTCCAGTCTGCAACAAGCTCAT GCACTTTCTGCAGCTCAACATCATGTTTGTCGGGGGTCCAAACGTGAGGAAGGATTATCACattgaggaaggagaggag CTCTTCTACCAGATCAAGGGTGAcatgtgtctgaaggtgatcgAAAATGGTCGACACAAGGATGTGCACATCAAAGAAGGAGAG ATGTTCCTGCTTCCAGCCAGGATCCCCCACTCGCCCCAGAGACAGGCTGACACCGTGGGACTGGTGGTGGAGAGGAGGCGGCTGCTGACTGAAACCGACTGCCTCAG GTACTATGTGGACAACACAACCAACATCCTTTTCGAGAGGTGGTTCTACTGCGGGAACCTGGGGACGCAGCTGGTGCCCATCATCAAAGA GTTCATGGCgtcacagcagcacagaacCGGGAAGCCAGATCCGA ATGAGCCGTTCCGAGAGCCGCCGTTCCAACTGAACACCATGAACGTGATGTCACCGTTTAACTTCAAAGACTGGCTAGAGAAACAGCGGCCGTGTCTCTCCAAAGGAAAAGCCATCGACATGTTTGGAGCTCAGTTTGAGACGGAG GTGAAACTGTTCGGACCCGGCGAGACAGAACCAACAGTGCACCAGAGTGACGTGTGGATCTGGCAAATG GATGGATCATCGACTGTCAGCATGAATGGCCAGAACTTCACTCTCTCTGCTGGAGACAGTCTGCTAATACCAGAGCACAGGGA ATATCAGTGGCAAAGAGACGAGGAAGCTGCTGCGCTGTTCGTGGTTCAAGACCCAGAGAGGAAAAGACCCTGA
- the LOC128764911 gene encoding transmembrane protein 229b-like, producing MDAGTIPTRRRQDDHDKGPSEVTVDRCSSSSLPVLARLYVYALHGCLCELVFTAAWDWCSTRDRRMVGHSSLWALPMYAGAIYIMERLRCWLLLRRQLLPVRLLAYTVFIYFWEFSWGTGLRQLEACPWDYSEFKYNLGGLVTLEYALPWTVAAFLAEHHVIRNTLRIRLDG from the exons ATGGACGCGGGGACAATCCCAACCCGGCGGAGACAGGATGACCATGACAAAG GACCCAGTGAGGTGACTGTGGacaggtgcagcagcagcagtctgccGGTCCTGGCCCGACTGTATGTCTACGCTCTCCACGGGTGTCTCTGTGAGCTGGTCTTCACGGCAGCGTGGGACTGGTGCAGCACCCGAGACCGGAGGATGGTGGGTCACAGCAGCCTGTGGGCGCTGCCAATGTACGCTGGTGCCATCTACATCATGGAGAGACTCCGGTGCTGGCTGCTGCTTCGCCGCCAGCTACTTCCTGTACGACTGCTGGCCTACACGGTCTTCATCTACTTTTGGGAGTTCAGCTGGGGGACGGGGCTCCGGCAGCTGGAGGCCTGTCCGTGGGACTACTCGGAATTTAAGTACAACCTGGGTGGACTGGTGACTCTGGAGTACGCGCTGCCGTGGACGGTGGCAGCATTTTTGGCGGAGCATCACGTGATCAGGAACACGCTGAGGATCAGACTGGACGGCTGA
- the papolg gene encoding poly(A) polymerase gamma isoform X3 — translation MTVMNERRVKVLCAVGRVPTSLGSRGFSTMPSGPQPPKHYGITSAISLAPPRDIDHQYTKKLCDAMKPFGVFEDEEELNHRLAVLGKLNNFVKEWIAEISEVKNLPPSAISCVGGKIFTFGSYRLGVHTKGADIDALCVAPRHIERSDFFQSFFEKLKQLEEIKDLRAVEDAFVPVIKFKFDGIEIDLLFARLALQSIPDNLDLRGDSILRNLDIRCIRSLNGCRVTDEILYLVPNKENFRLTLRAIKLWAKRRGIYSNMLGFLGGVSWAMLVARTCQLYPNAVAATLVHKFFLVFSKW, via the exons ATGACAGTAATGAATGAGCGCCGGGTAAAGGTTCTGTGTGCAGTCGGAAGGGTCCCAACGTCCCTCGGGTCGCGTGGTTTCAG CACCATGCCTAGCGGGCCACAGCCTCCAAAACACTATGGTATCACCTCTGCTATTAGCCTTGCACCTCCTCGAGATATAGACCACCAATACACCAAGAAGCTCTGTGATGCTATGAAACCATTTGGggtgtttgaggatgaagaagaactAAACCACAG ACTTGCTGTTCTTGGGAAGTTGAACAATTTTGTAAAAGAATGGATCGCAGAAATAAGTGAAGTGAAG AATCTCCCACCATCTGCAATTAGCTGTGTCGGGGGCAAGATATTTACATTTGGCTCCTATCGTCTTGGAGTGCACACGAAAG GAGCCGATATTGACGCCTTGTGTGTGGCTCCACGCCACATTGAGAGAAGCGACTTTTTCCAGTCTTTTTTTGAGAAACTGAAGCAGCTTGAAGAAATCAAAGACCTGAGA GCTGTTGAGGATGCTTTTGTACCTGTGATCAAATTCAAATTTGATGGCATAGAG ATCGATCTGCTTTTTGCCAGACTGGCCTTACAGTCCATTCCAGACAACCTGGACCTAAGAGGAGACTCCATCCTGAGGAACTTGGACATCCGCTGCATTCGGAGTCTCAATG GCTGTCGAGTAACTGATGAAATTTTATACCTGGTGCCAAACAAGGAGAATTTCAGATTAACACTTAGAGCTATCAAACTTTGGGCAAAAC GTCGTGGGATCTACTCCAACATGTTGGGTTTTCTGGGTGGTGTTTCATGGGCCATGCTGGTGGCCCGGACCTGTCAGCTGTACCCCAACGCTGTAGCTGCCACGCTGGTCCATAAATTCTTTTTGGTTTTCTCCAAATGGTGa